The sequence below is a genomic window from Hyperolius riggenbachi isolate aHypRig1 chromosome 7, aHypRig1.pri, whole genome shotgun sequence.
aacttggtcgtagattttgctcttcctggaggcagggctaacggctgcagccctgcctctcagcgccgtctatcagcggcgcatcaccgcctctcccctgcccctctcagtgaaggaagactgagaggggcgggggagaggcggagatacgcgctgacagatgcgcgtggggcagggccctgccccaatgcgggagCGCTCCTCCGCTGCACAgatgggatttgggggatcagggacccccgttaagccgcgggatagcggtgttttagcaggggcacacatgcccctgctatctatgaggtctgaagcgagatttattctcgcttcagactctctttaagtttgacgtgtgtatgagcctttacactaacctcccaccaccTACTCCCAACGCTAACCTCTTTCACTCATTCCACCACCCTTCTGTCTTTTTACCACTTTGCTCTCTCTTAATTGTCTTTCTTCTTGTTTTACTGCAGATTGCACCAATCACCACCCCctacaaacagattttcaatggcGTCCGCTTCTCTCGGTGAAGAGCTGAGCTGCTCTATATGCCTGAGCCTGTATACAGAGCCGGTGACACTGACATGTGGACACAACTTCTGCCGGAATTGTATTGTGACTGCCCTGGAGACACAGGAGGAGTCTGGAAGAATGTATTCCTGTCCAGAGTGTAGAGCAGAGTATCCAAACCACCCTCTACTGAAGAAAAACAGAAATCTGTCTAACATTGTGGACAATTTCGCAGCTACACAGCAAAACAAACCCAAGGTTTTGTGTACGTTTTGTGTGGATGGCCCTGTGTCCGCAGTTAAAACTTGCCAACAGTGTGAAACCTCCATGTGTGATAAACATCTGGCAGCCCATAACGAGACAGTGGACCACGTGTTAGTGGAGCCCACGTTCTCTTTCAGGCACAAAAAATGTTCCATCCACAAAAAGCTCCTGGAGTATTACTGCTCTAAGGACTCCACCTTTCtgtgtgtgtcctgctgtcttgTTGGGACACATAAAGGACACCTGGTGGAACTTCTAGAGGAGGCTTCTGAGAAGAAAAAGGAGGGCCTAAGACGTTTACTAAAAAAGATGGCACCAAAGAGAGGGATAAATGAGAGAATCCAGAGCTTACAAGAAAAGAAAGGGAAAGTGCAAGAAAAAGCAGCTGATGAGAAGAAGAGAGCCACAGCTCTGTTTGAGGACATCAGAAGACAGCTGGAAGTTCATGAGATGAAAGTCCTGAATGAGATCACCGGGCAAGAAGAACGGTTATCACAGTCTGTCTCTGATTGTATCCAACAACTGGATACACGAGGAGGGGAACTGTCCAGGAAGATGGCTCGCATTGAAAAGATGTGTAATATGACTGACCCAATAGCTGTCCTGCAAGATCCAGAATCTGAAACAGCTGACCAAGATATGGAGGAAGTTTCTGTTCCAGATATGAATTTTTTTCGGACTTTTCATGTGGTACAAGAATCCATAAAAGAACTTATTACTCAGATATCATTGCAAACGAACTCCTCTTTTCCAAAGAACACAGATTTGTTACTGGATGCAATTACTGCACATAACCTTTTGGATTTGTCTGAT
It includes:
- the LOC137525439 gene encoding E3 ubiquitin-protein ligase TRIM39-like — protein: MASASLGEELSCSICLSLYTEPVTLTCGHNFCRNCIVTALETQEESGRMYSCPECRAEYPNHPLLKKNRNLSNIVDNFAATQQNKPKVLCTFCVDGPVSAVKTCQQCETSMCDKHLAAHNETVDHVLVEPTFSFRHKKCSIHKKLLEYYCSKDSTFLCVSCCLVGTHKGHLVELLEEASEKKKEGLRRLLKKMAPKRGINERIQSLQEKKGKVQEKAADEKKRATALFEDIRRQLEVHEMKVLNEITGQEERLSQSVSDCIQQLDTRGGELSRKMARIEKMCNMTDPIAVLQDPESETADQDMEEVSVPDMNFFRTFHVVQESIKELITQISLQTNSSFPKNTDLLLDAITAHNLLDLSDDFRTASVSDMEHDRPHSLERFITYPQVLSFESFSSGRHYWEVEVSDDGDWDVGVSYPSIEREGDESGLGDNNKSWSFRRSEDKLSASHNSQITSINPRAACRRLRIYLDYEAGCLSFYQLCDRICLLHTFNATFTEPLHAAFFLDDKAWVKVISP